A stretch of Arthrobacter sunyaminii DNA encodes these proteins:
- a CDS encoding NAD(P)H-hydrate epimerase has product MISAYSGTAVRAAEKPLLEAGNGPALMQRAAYGLYAACARELLERRGFLYGARVTVLAGAGNNGGDALFAGARLGRRGAAVTAVLTSAVSHPQALAAFRSAGGRTVELSSAVEECTRLCAASDLVIDGILGTGGKGGLRGPAAELARAFAGLTSGSNPSPVMIACDLPSGVDADTGRADGVHLAADLTVTFGAAKTGLMAGPGAVAAGRIEIIDIGLGTVPGQAVRRLETADLSGLLPSPRKTDQKYSRGVLGIAAGSAAYPGAAVLATGAALATGVGMVRYLGPESVCRLINTAHPEAVCATGNVPLAHVQAWLAGPGAGTDEDQRRRALEAMTSGLPAVIDADAISYVEPGLGPQVVLTPHAGELTALLTRLGETVTREQIEGDPLRYARRAAELTGATVLLKGWATITASPTGETYSQAEATPWLAAAGSGDTLAGILGALLATNRCNRDADLEPPAGYYAELAAAAASIHGRAGNLAAQAGPLEPSALPAAIRTVLGELAAMREASKRAGRRPKNREWQSVPFNALPRLR; this is encoded by the coding sequence ATGATCAGTGCCTACTCCGGCACCGCTGTGCGGGCCGCTGAAAAACCCCTGCTCGAGGCCGGAAACGGTCCAGCACTGATGCAGCGGGCAGCGTACGGGCTGTACGCTGCCTGCGCCCGGGAACTGCTGGAGCGGCGAGGTTTCCTGTACGGGGCGCGCGTGACTGTGCTGGCAGGCGCCGGCAACAACGGCGGCGACGCGCTCTTCGCCGGAGCGAGGCTGGGCCGCCGCGGCGCAGCCGTTACGGCCGTCCTTACCTCGGCTGTCTCCCATCCACAGGCACTGGCCGCCTTCCGGTCCGCCGGCGGCAGGACCGTAGAGCTTTCAAGCGCCGTTGAGGAGTGCACCCGGCTTTGTGCGGCGTCGGATCTGGTCATCGACGGCATCCTGGGCACCGGCGGCAAAGGCGGTTTGCGGGGTCCTGCCGCCGAGCTTGCCCGTGCATTCGCCGGTCTCACCTCCGGCAGCAACCCTTCACCGGTGATGATCGCCTGCGACCTTCCCAGCGGCGTGGATGCCGACACCGGCCGGGCCGACGGGGTGCATCTGGCTGCGGACCTCACCGTGACCTTCGGTGCAGCCAAAACCGGTCTGATGGCCGGACCCGGGGCGGTGGCCGCAGGCAGGATCGAAATCATCGATATCGGCCTGGGAACGGTCCCGGGGCAGGCTGTCCGCCGGCTCGAAACTGCCGACCTCAGCGGCCTGCTGCCGTCTCCGCGGAAAACAGATCAGAAATACTCCCGCGGTGTCCTCGGTATTGCGGCGGGCTCGGCAGCTTACCCCGGCGCCGCAGTGCTGGCCACCGGAGCCGCCCTGGCCACCGGCGTCGGGATGGTCCGCTATCTTGGCCCGGAATCGGTCTGCCGGCTGATCAACACCGCTCATCCGGAAGCCGTCTGCGCCACCGGAAACGTTCCCCTGGCGCACGTGCAGGCCTGGCTGGCCGGACCGGGAGCCGGAACGGATGAAGACCAGCGGCGCCGGGCACTGGAGGCCATGACCTCCGGCCTGCCCGCGGTGATCGACGCGGACGCCATTTCCTACGTGGAGCCGGGTCTCGGCCCGCAGGTGGTTTTGACCCCGCACGCCGGGGAGCTCACAGCCCTCCTCACCCGTTTGGGGGAAACGGTCACCCGGGAGCAGATCGAAGGAGATCCCCTGCGGTACGCCCGCCGCGCTGCGGAACTCACCGGGGCTACGGTGCTGCTCAAAGGCTGGGCCACGATCACTGCGTCACCCACCGGTGAAACCTACAGCCAGGCCGAGGCCACACCCTGGCTCGCGGCCGCCGGTTCAGGGGACACTCTGGCGGGAATCCTGGGTGCCCTGCTTGCCACCAACCGGTGTAATCGGGACGCCGACCTGGAGCCCCCGGCGGGGTACTACGCCGAACTGGCCGCAGCGGCAGCCAGTATCCACGGCAGGGCCGGAAACCTCGCCGCGCAGGCTGGACCGCTGGAACCATCAGCGCTCCCGGCAGCTATCCGGACCGTGTTGGGGGAGCTGGCGGCCATGCGGGAAGCATCGAAACGTGCCGGCCGACGGCCGAAAAACAGGGAGTGGCAATCGGTCCCGTTTAATGCTTTGCCCCGTCTGAGGTAA
- a CDS encoding holo-ACP synthase, with amino-acid sequence MIVGIGVDVVDVPRFGRQLERTPGLRARLFVPAERELNLRSLAARFAAKEAVAKALGAPAGMNWQDCQVDLDAAGAPAVSVRGTVAAAAEAKGVRVWHLSLSHDGDVATAMVVAES; translated from the coding sequence ATGATCGTCGGCATCGGCGTGGACGTCGTGGACGTGCCGCGCTTCGGCCGCCAGCTGGAGCGGACCCCCGGCCTGCGTGCCCGGCTGTTTGTGCCGGCCGAGCGTGAACTGAACCTGCGGTCCCTTGCGGCACGCTTCGCAGCGAAGGAAGCGGTTGCCAAGGCCCTCGGGGCGCCGGCCGGCATGAACTGGCAGGACTGCCAGGTGGATCTTGACGCCGCCGGAGCCCCCGCCGTCAGCGTGCGCGGCACGGTGGCGGCTGCCGCGGAGGCCAAGGGCGTGCGGGTCTGGCACCTGTCCCTGAGCCACGACGGCGACGTTGCCACAGCAATGGTGGTTGCCGAGAGCTAG
- the rplQ gene encoding 50S ribosomal protein L17: protein MPTPTKGKRLGGSPAHQRLMLANLAAQLFEHKQITTTVTKAKRLRPYAERLITFAKRGDLSSRRRVLGLISDKGIVHELFTDIAPAVEKRDGGYTRITKIGNRKGDNAPMAVIELVLEPLSAKQAVVAEAETAAAVSAPVESAESAESAESADSAESADSAESADSADSADEAVETEEKK, encoded by the coding sequence ATGCCTACACCCACCAAGGGTAAGCGCCTCGGAGGCAGCCCGGCCCACCAGCGCCTGATGCTGGCGAACCTGGCTGCCCAGCTGTTCGAGCACAAGCAGATCACCACCACGGTGACGAAGGCCAAGCGCCTGCGTCCCTACGCCGAGCGTCTGATCACGTTCGCAAAGCGCGGAGACCTGTCTTCCCGCCGCCGCGTCCTGGGCCTGATCTCGGACAAGGGTATTGTCCACGAGCTCTTCACCGACATTGCTCCGGCAGTCGAGAAGCGCGACGGCGGCTACACCCGCATCACCAAGATCGGCAACCGCAAGGGCGACAACGCTCCCATGGCTGTCATCGAACTGGTTCTCGAACCCCTCTCGGCCAAGCAGGCCGTAGTGGCTGAAGCTGAAACCGCTGCTGCTGTTTCCGCTCCGGTCGAGTCCGCTGAATCTGCAGAGTCCGCCGAATCGGCCGACTCCGCTGAGTCCGCAGATTCCGCTGAGTCTGCCGACTCCGCCGACTCCGCTGACGAAGCAGTGGAAACCGAAGAGAAGAAGTAA
- the rpsI gene encoding 30S ribosomal protein S9: MAQNTEELNESTEELSSYTSETPDAAEAAVKERPALTVSGSAVGRRKQAIARVRVVPGTGKWLVNGRELAAYFPNKLHQQDVNEPFKVLDLDGAYDVIARIHGGGPSGQAGALRLGVARSLNEIDRENNRPTLKKAGYLTRDARVIERKKAGLKKARKAPQYSKR, encoded by the coding sequence GTGGCTCAGAACACTGAAGAGCTGAATGAATCAACCGAGGAGCTTTCCAGCTACACCTCGGAAACCCCTGATGCAGCCGAGGCTGCTGTCAAGGAACGCCCGGCACTGACGGTCTCCGGCTCTGCCGTTGGCCGCCGCAAGCAGGCAATTGCCCGCGTGCGCGTTGTCCCGGGCACCGGCAAGTGGCTGGTTAACGGCCGCGAGCTGGCTGCTTACTTCCCGAACAAGCTGCACCAGCAGGACGTCAACGAGCCCTTCAAGGTCCTGGACCTCGACGGCGCCTACGACGTTATTGCCCGCATCCACGGTGGTGGCCCCTCCGGCCAGGCCGGTGCGCTGCGCCTGGGTGTTGCTCGTTCGCTGAATGAGATCGACCGCGAGAACAACCGCCCGACCCTGAAGAAGGCCGGTTACCTGACTCGTGACGCCCGCGTCATCGAGCGCAAGAAGGCCGGTCTCAAGAAGGCCCGTAAGGCACCGCAGTACTCCAAGCGCTAA
- the rplM gene encoding 50S ribosomal protein L13, translating to MRTYTPKPGDINRQWHVIDATDVVLGRLASQTATLLRGKHKPTFAPHMDMGDFVIIINAEKVALTGAKLEQKRAYRHSGYPGGLSSVNYAELLESNPVRAVEKAIRGMLPKNSLAAQQISKLKVYRGAEHPHGAQQPKTFEITQVAQ from the coding sequence GTGCGTACGTACACCCCGAAGCCCGGCGACATCAACCGCCAGTGGCACGTCATTGACGCCACCGACGTTGTCCTAGGCCGTCTTGCCAGCCAGACCGCAACACTGCTGCGCGGAAAGCACAAGCCGACCTTCGCTCCCCACATGGATATGGGCGATTTCGTCATCATCATCAACGCTGAGAAGGTTGCCCTGACCGGCGCCAAGCTCGAACAGAAGCGTGCCTACCGCCACTCGGGTTACCCGGGCGGTCTGTCCTCCGTCAACTACGCAGAACTGCTGGAGTCGAATCCGGTACGTGCAGTTGAGAAGGCCATCCGCGGCATGCTGCCCAAGAATTCCCTGGCTGCACAGCAGATCAGCAAGCTCAAGGTCTACCGCGGTGCGGAGCACCCGCATGGAGCCCAGCAGCCCAAGACCTTCGAAATCACCCAGGTCGCCCAGTAG
- the glgX gene encoding glycogen debranching protein GlgX, with the protein MEVWPGDAYPLGATYDGNGTNFALYSEVAESVTLCLFDDDGVETCVRLTEVDAYVWHCYLPQVMPGQKYGYRVDGPNDPAQGNRCNPNKLLLDPYAKAVSGEIDWDQALFGYNFGDENSRNDEDSAPHMMMGVVINPFFDWDGDRKPKIPYHQSVIYEAHVKGLTERHPEVPEEQRGTYAGVAHPAVIAHLQKLGVTAIELMPVHQFVNDSTLQEKGLSNYWGYNTIGFFAPQNTYSATGDDGQQVQEFKGMVRALHLAGIEVILDVVYNHTAEGNHMGPTLSFRGIDNQAYYRLVEDDKRYYMDYTGTGNSLNVGNPHSLQLLMDSLRYWVTEMHVDGFRFDLASTLAREFYDVDKLSTFFELVQQDPVVSQVKLIAEPWDIGPGGYQVGNFPPQWTEWNGKYRDTVRDFWRGEPSTLGEFASRITGSADLYESSARRPVASINFVTAHDGFTLRDLVSYNEKHNEANGEDNNDGESHNRSWNCGAEGPTDDPEVLSLRARQQRNFLATLLLSQGVPMIAHGDELGRTQEGNNNTYAQDSELSWIDWENMDTPLLEFTAAVNTLRAEHPTFRRRRFFDGRPVRRGEGEALPDIVWLAEDGSPMTQDDWDTPVSRSLGVFLNGQGISGRDARGERITDVNFLLYFNAHDEAVKVTLPSREYAPMWDEVIDTAGEFADSGSIPADAKITIAAKSMVVLRAHEAEEEHDHSVAASLAALAGSKQHSGEAAV; encoded by the coding sequence ATGGAAGTTTGGCCGGGAGACGCCTATCCGCTGGGCGCTACCTACGACGGAAACGGCACCAACTTTGCGTTGTACAGCGAGGTGGCGGAGTCCGTCACGCTGTGCCTGTTTGACGACGACGGCGTCGAGACCTGTGTGCGCCTCACCGAGGTGGACGCCTATGTGTGGCACTGCTACCTGCCGCAGGTGATGCCCGGGCAGAAGTACGGCTACCGCGTTGACGGGCCCAACGATCCGGCCCAGGGCAACCGCTGCAACCCGAACAAACTGCTGCTGGACCCCTATGCGAAGGCAGTATCAGGCGAGATCGACTGGGACCAGGCGCTGTTCGGCTACAACTTCGGCGACGAAAACTCACGCAATGACGAAGACTCAGCGCCGCACATGATGATGGGCGTGGTGATCAATCCCTTCTTCGACTGGGACGGTGACCGCAAGCCCAAGATCCCGTACCACCAGTCGGTCATCTATGAAGCCCACGTCAAGGGCCTCACCGAGCGTCACCCCGAGGTTCCCGAGGAACAGCGCGGTACCTATGCCGGCGTCGCGCACCCCGCGGTGATCGCACACCTGCAGAAGCTGGGCGTCACCGCCATCGAACTGATGCCGGTGCACCAGTTCGTGAATGACTCCACGCTGCAGGAAAAAGGACTGTCGAACTACTGGGGTTACAACACCATCGGATTCTTCGCGCCCCAGAACACCTACAGCGCCACCGGTGACGACGGCCAGCAGGTCCAGGAGTTCAAGGGCATGGTTCGTGCCCTGCACCTGGCCGGCATCGAAGTTATCCTCGACGTGGTTTACAACCACACGGCAGAGGGCAACCACATGGGCCCCACGCTGTCCTTCCGCGGCATCGACAATCAGGCGTACTACCGCCTTGTCGAAGACGACAAGCGCTACTACATGGACTACACAGGGACGGGCAACTCCCTGAACGTGGGAAACCCGCACTCGCTGCAGCTGCTCATGGATTCGCTGCGCTACTGGGTCACCGAAATGCACGTTGACGGTTTCCGCTTCGACCTCGCCTCCACCCTGGCCCGCGAGTTCTACGACGTGGACAAGCTCTCCACCTTCTTCGAACTGGTGCAGCAGGACCCGGTGGTTTCCCAGGTGAAGCTGATCGCCGAGCCCTGGGACATCGGACCCGGCGGTTACCAAGTGGGCAACTTCCCTCCCCAGTGGACCGAATGGAACGGCAAGTACCGCGACACCGTGCGCGATTTCTGGCGCGGCGAGCCCTCCACCCTGGGTGAGTTTGCCTCCCGCATCACCGGGTCTGCGGACCTCTACGAGTCCTCGGCACGCCGTCCCGTGGCGTCCATCAACTTTGTCACCGCCCATGACGGCTTCACCCTGCGCGACCTCGTCTCCTACAACGAGAAGCACAACGAGGCCAACGGTGAAGACAACAACGACGGCGAGTCCCATAACCGCTCCTGGAACTGCGGAGCGGAGGGTCCCACGGATGATCCCGAGGTGCTGTCCCTGCGCGCCCGCCAGCAGCGGAACTTCCTGGCCACGCTCCTGCTGTCCCAGGGCGTTCCCATGATTGCGCACGGCGATGAGCTTGGCCGCACGCAGGAGGGCAACAACAACACGTATGCCCAGGACTCGGAGCTGAGCTGGATCGACTGGGAGAACATGGACACTCCGCTGCTCGAATTCACTGCCGCGGTCAACACCCTGCGCGCCGAACACCCCACGTTCCGCCGCCGCCGCTTCTTCGATGGCAGGCCGGTGCGCCGCGGCGAAGGCGAAGCACTGCCGGACATCGTTTGGCTGGCGGAAGACGGAAGCCCCATGACCCAGGACGACTGGGACACTCCCGTGAGCCGTTCCCTGGGCGTGTTCCTGAACGGACAGGGAATTTCCGGCCGTGATGCCCGCGGAGAGCGGATCACCGACGTGAACTTCCTGCTGTACTTCAATGCCCACGACGAGGCGGTCAAGGTCACCCTGCCGTCTCGTGAGTATGCGCCGATGTGGGACGAGGTCATTGACACGGCCGGTGAATTTGCCGATTCCGGATCCATTCCGGCGGATGCCAAAATCACCATTGCAGCCAAGTCCATGGTGGTCCTGCGTGCCCACGAAGCGGAGGAAGAGCACGACCACTCCGTGGCTGCCTCCCTCGCAGCCCTGGCCGGTTCCAAGCAGCACAGCGGCGAGGCCGCCGTATGA
- the glmS gene encoding glutamine--fructose-6-phosphate transaminase (isomerizing), translating into MCGIVGYAGRRPSAAAAEQVKSHEHGALDVVMEGLRRLEYRGYDSAGVAVLTDNGIESRKKSGKLANLVAELTAAPLPEATTGIGHTRWATHGGPTDENAHPHLADEGRLALIHNGIIENFAELKAELLDAGAQFLSETDTEVAAALLAAIYRGEGGGDLALSMQLACRRLEGAFTLLAIHADSPDVVVAARRNSPLVVGLGDGENFLGSDVSGFIDFTRRAVELGQDQIVTITPETVEITDFFGNPATGTEFEVNWDAAAAEKGGYPSFMEKEINDQPQAVGDTLLGRSDAEGRLTLDELRIDPEELKSINKIMVLACGTSAYAGQVAKYAIEHWCRIPVEVELSHEFRYRDPIVDGNTLIVAISQSGETMDTLMAVRYAKEQGAKVLAICNTNGSTIPRESDAVLYTHAGPEIAVASTKAFLAQITAAYLLGLYLAQLRGDKFQGEIKDLLTDLAKVPAKIQQVLDNSGQIKELAEMMADTKSVLFLGRHVGFPVAMEGALKLKELAYIHAEGFAAGELKHGPIALIEEGQPVFVVVPSPRGRDSLHAKVVSNIQEIRARGAKTIVIAEEGDDAVKAYAEYVFYVPETPTLLAPLLTTVPLQIFACALATAKGFDVDQPRNLAKSVTVE; encoded by the coding sequence ATGTGTGGAATCGTTGGATATGCAGGCCGCCGCCCCAGTGCCGCCGCCGCAGAGCAGGTCAAGAGTCATGAACACGGCGCCCTTGATGTGGTCATGGAAGGCCTGCGCCGCCTGGAATACCGCGGCTACGATTCCGCCGGCGTGGCAGTGCTGACTGACAACGGAATCGAATCCCGCAAAAAGTCAGGCAAGCTCGCCAACCTGGTTGCGGAACTCACCGCCGCACCGCTGCCCGAGGCGACCACCGGCATCGGCCACACCCGCTGGGCAACCCATGGCGGACCCACCGACGAGAACGCACACCCGCACTTGGCCGATGAAGGCCGCCTCGCGCTGATCCACAACGGCATCATCGAAAACTTCGCGGAACTCAAAGCCGAACTGCTCGACGCCGGAGCGCAGTTCCTCTCCGAAACGGACACCGAAGTAGCCGCTGCCCTGCTGGCCGCCATCTACCGCGGGGAGGGCGGGGGAGACCTGGCTCTTTCCATGCAGCTGGCCTGCCGCCGGCTGGAAGGTGCCTTCACGCTTCTGGCTATTCACGCTGACTCGCCCGACGTCGTCGTCGCGGCGCGCCGCAACTCTCCGCTCGTCGTCGGGCTCGGCGACGGTGAAAACTTCCTGGGCTCGGATGTTTCCGGCTTCATCGACTTCACCCGCCGTGCCGTTGAACTGGGACAGGACCAGATCGTCACCATCACCCCCGAAACGGTGGAAATCACCGATTTCTTCGGCAACCCGGCCACGGGCACGGAATTCGAGGTCAACTGGGACGCCGCGGCCGCGGAAAAGGGCGGATACCCCTCCTTCATGGAGAAGGAAATCAACGATCAGCCGCAGGCGGTGGGGGACACCCTGCTGGGCCGCTCCGACGCGGAGGGCCGTTTGACCCTGGACGAGCTGCGCATCGACCCCGAAGAGCTCAAGTCCATCAACAAGATCATGGTGCTGGCCTGCGGTACCTCCGCCTATGCCGGACAGGTGGCCAAGTACGCCATTGAGCACTGGTGCCGGATCCCCGTGGAAGTGGAGCTCAGCCACGAGTTCCGCTACCGCGATCCGATTGTGGACGGGAACACGCTGATCGTGGCGATCTCCCAGTCCGGCGAGACCATGGACACGCTGATGGCCGTCCGCTACGCCAAGGAGCAGGGCGCCAAGGTTCTGGCCATCTGCAACACCAACGGCTCCACTATCCCGCGCGAGTCCGACGCCGTGCTGTACACGCACGCTGGTCCGGAAATCGCCGTGGCCTCCACCAAGGCTTTCCTGGCGCAGATCACCGCCGCCTACCTGCTGGGCCTGTACCTTGCCCAGCTGCGCGGAGATAAGTTCCAGGGCGAAATCAAGGACCTGCTGACCGATCTTGCGAAGGTTCCCGCCAAGATCCAGCAGGTGCTGGACAACTCAGGACAAATCAAGGAACTGGCCGAGATGATGGCCGACACCAAGTCCGTGCTGTTCCTGGGCCGCCACGTTGGCTTCCCGGTGGCCATGGAAGGTGCCCTGAAGCTGAAGGAACTGGCTTACATCCACGCCGAAGGCTTCGCCGCCGGCGAGCTCAAGCACGGTCCGATCGCCCTGATCGAAGAAGGCCAGCCGGTCTTTGTGGTGGTTCCCTCCCCGCGCGGCCGCGATTCGCTGCACGCCAAGGTGGTTTCCAACATCCAGGAGATCCGCGCCCGCGGCGCCAAGACCATCGTGATCGCAGAAGAGGGCGACGACGCAGTGAAGGCCTACGCCGAGTACGTGTTCTATGTACCGGAAACGCCGACGCTGCTGGCCCCGCTGCTGACCACCGTTCCGCTGCAGATCTTCGCCTGCGCACTGGCCACGGCCAAGGGCTTCGACGTGGATCAGCCGCGTAACCTCGCCAAGTCCGTCACGGTCGAATAA
- the coaA gene encoding type I pantothenate kinase, with product MELDRQTWSRLSNEIRSPLNQDDILRLRGLGEKLNLDEVREVYLPLSRLLNLYVAAAGRLHSATTTFLGEKTTRTPFVIGLAGSVAVGKSTTARVLREMLRRWPDTPNVELITTDGFLYPNAELQRRGLMQRKGFPESYDRRALLRFVSAIKSGAEEVRAPRYSHLTYDIVPGEEIVVRRPDVLIVEGLNVLAPARTRADGRAGLALSDFFDFSIYVDARTSYIEEWYVQRFQSLRGGAFADPESYFHRYADLTDEQARATALDIWKRINEPNLITNVLPTRGRAQLVLTKDADHSVSRMLLRKT from the coding sequence GTGGAACTCGACCGGCAGACGTGGTCCCGGCTTTCCAACGAAATCCGGTCACCGCTGAACCAGGATGACATCCTGCGGCTGCGCGGTTTGGGCGAGAAACTGAACCTTGATGAAGTGCGCGAGGTTTATCTTCCTCTTTCGCGCCTGCTGAACCTCTACGTTGCAGCCGCCGGGCGCCTGCACAGCGCCACCACCACTTTCCTGGGTGAGAAGACCACCCGGACTCCTTTCGTCATCGGCCTGGCCGGCTCCGTGGCTGTGGGCAAGTCCACTACCGCACGCGTCCTGCGGGAGATGCTGCGGCGCTGGCCGGACACGCCAAATGTGGAGCTCATCACCACCGACGGTTTTCTGTATCCAAACGCCGAGCTGCAACGGCGCGGCCTGATGCAGCGCAAGGGCTTTCCGGAGTCCTACGACCGTCGTGCCCTGCTGCGTTTTGTCAGCGCCATCAAGAGCGGTGCCGAGGAAGTGCGGGCACCGCGGTACTCACACCTGACCTACGACATCGTCCCGGGCGAGGAGATTGTTGTCCGGCGGCCGGATGTGCTGATTGTTGAGGGGCTGAACGTTCTTGCGCCGGCCCGGACACGCGCCGACGGCCGGGCCGGCCTTGCCCTGAGCGACTTTTTCGATTTCTCGATCTACGTCGACGCCCGGACCTCGTACATCGAGGAATGGTACGTCCAGCGTTTCCAGTCTCTGCGCGGCGGAGCCTTTGCGGACCCGGAATCCTATTTCCACCGTTACGCAGACCTGACGGATGAGCAGGCCCGGGCAACCGCCCTGGACATCTGGAAGCGCATCAACGAGCCCAACCTCATCACCAATGTGCTGCCCACGCGCGGGCGCGCCCAGCTGGTTCTCACCAAGGATGCGGACCACTCGGTGAGCCGCATGCTCCTGCGCAAGACCTAG
- the glmM gene encoding phosphoglucosamine mutase produces MTRLFGTDGVRGLANGLITAEVALGLAQAAAVVLGHRRVENGRRPVAVVARDPRISGDFISAAVEAGLASSGVDVFDAGVLPTPAAAFLVADLNADFGVMISASHNAAPDNGIKFLARGGQKLDDAAEDDIETEMTKPNLRPTGAEVGRIHRFADAEDRYVIHLLQTLPNRLDGLKVVLDCANGAASGCSPQVFADAGAEVIVIGADPDGININDGCGSTHLEKLQAAVLEHGADMGVAHDGDADRCLAVDHEGTVVDGDQIMAIMAVSLKAAGKLKDDALVATVMSNLGLKLALREAGISVRETGVGDRYVLEGMREGGYSLGGEQSGHVIFSEYATTGDGVLTGLQLAAQVKRTGRTLKELAGIMTKLPQVLINVKGVDKAAVDSNEAVRQAVADAQSVLGETGRVLLRPSGTEPLVRVMVEAADMETAASIASKLAETVENNLALEPYARA; encoded by the coding sequence ATGACTAGATTGTTTGGAACCGACGGCGTCCGTGGCCTGGCCAATGGCCTGATCACCGCCGAAGTGGCCCTGGGCCTGGCGCAGGCGGCCGCCGTCGTTTTGGGGCACCGGCGTGTAGAAAACGGCCGCAGGCCGGTTGCGGTAGTAGCCCGTGATCCCCGAATCAGCGGAGACTTCATCTCGGCGGCCGTGGAAGCCGGACTGGCCAGCTCCGGCGTGGACGTCTTTGATGCCGGCGTGCTCCCCACCCCGGCAGCGGCCTTCCTGGTCGCGGACCTGAATGCAGACTTTGGCGTGATGATTTCCGCATCGCACAATGCAGCCCCGGACAACGGCATCAAATTCCTGGCGCGCGGCGGGCAGAAGCTCGACGACGCCGCTGAAGACGACATTGAAACTGAGATGACCAAGCCGAACCTGCGGCCCACCGGAGCCGAAGTTGGCCGGATCCACCGCTTTGCGGACGCGGAAGACCGGTATGTCATCCACCTGCTGCAGACACTGCCGAACCGGCTTGACGGACTGAAGGTGGTACTGGACTGCGCCAACGGTGCCGCCAGCGGCTGTTCTCCCCAGGTCTTCGCGGACGCCGGTGCCGAGGTAATTGTCATTGGTGCGGATCCGGACGGGATCAACATCAATGACGGCTGCGGCTCAACGCACCTGGAGAAACTGCAGGCTGCGGTCTTGGAACACGGCGCGGACATGGGTGTTGCCCACGACGGCGACGCCGACCGCTGCCTCGCCGTGGACCATGAGGGCACGGTCGTGGACGGCGACCAGATCATGGCAATCATGGCGGTCTCCCTGAAAGCAGCCGGCAAGCTCAAGGACGACGCGCTGGTGGCGACCGTCATGAGCAACCTGGGCCTGAAGCTTGCGCTGAGGGAAGCCGGCATCAGCGTGCGGGAAACCGGAGTGGGGGACCGGTACGTCCTGGAAGGTATGCGCGAAGGCGGCTACAGCCTGGGCGGCGAGCAGTCCGGGCACGTCATTTTCTCCGAGTACGCAACCACGGGCGACGGTGTCCTTACCGGCCTGCAGCTCGCCGCGCAGGTCAAGCGGACCGGACGTACGCTCAAGGAACTGGCCGGCATCATGACCAAGCTTCCCCAGGTCCTGATCAACGTCAAGGGCGTCGACAAGGCTGCCGTGGACAGCAACGAGGCTGTCCGGCAGGCCGTAGCGGACGCCCAGTCAGTTTTGGGGGAAACGGGCCGGGTCCTGCTGCGCCCCTCGGGAACCGAGCCCCTGGTCCGCGTGATGGTTGAAGCGGCGGACATGGAGACTGCGGCCTCGATTGCCTCCAAGCTCGCAGAGACTGTCGAGAACAATCTCGCGTTGGAGCCCTACGCCCGGGCATGA
- a CDS encoding tRNA pseudouridine synthase A, which translates to MSNDRPAVPSQDGGLFRVRMDLSYDGAPFYGWACQDGLPTVQGSLEAALEVLIRRTVRVTVAGRTDSGVHARGQVVHFDLTGPEWAGLPRGAALTPEEALIRRLRGILNKDLTMPLRKAKASKRAIHAMEGAIAVHSASLAPEGFDARFSALWRRYSYRIADREAGRDPLTRAVTLWHDFSLDEHRMNAAADTVLGIRDFLSFCKPRTGATTVRELQEFSFLRRPDGVMEAHLRADAFCHNMVRSLVGGAILVGAGERPPEWLATRLQARVRDSKSLLAPPHPLILEEVRYPPEGEMQLRAENTRARRAIPGF; encoded by the coding sequence ATGAGTAACGATAGGCCCGCCGTACCTTCCCAGGACGGCGGGCTTTTTCGTGTCCGGATGGACCTGTCCTACGACGGCGCGCCGTTCTACGGCTGGGCCTGCCAGGACGGCCTGCCAACGGTTCAGGGAAGCCTTGAGGCGGCCCTGGAGGTATTGATCAGGAGGACTGTCCGGGTAACCGTCGCCGGACGCACGGATTCCGGCGTCCATGCCCGCGGGCAGGTGGTCCATTTCGACCTCACCGGCCCCGAATGGGCGGGGTTGCCCCGCGGAGCAGCCCTTACCCCGGAAGAGGCCCTCATCCGGCGTCTGCGCGGCATCCTGAACAAGGACCTCACCATGCCGCTGCGCAAGGCGAAAGCCTCCAAGCGCGCCATCCACGCCATGGAGGGAGCTATTGCGGTCCATTCGGCTTCCCTCGCGCCGGAGGGGTTCGACGCGCGGTTCTCGGCACTCTGGCGCCGGTACAGCTACCGGATCGCAGACCGTGAAGCCGGCCGCGATCCGCTGACCAGGGCAGTGACCCTGTGGCATGACTTTTCCCTCGACGAGCACCGGATGAACGCAGCTGCCGATACAGTTCTGGGCATTCGGGATTTCCTGTCTTTCTGCAAGCCGCGCACCGGTGCCACCACGGTTCGGGAGCTCCAGGAGTTCTCCTTCCTCAGGCGGCCCGACGGCGTCATGGAAGCGCATCTGCGTGCCGATGCCTTCTGCCACAACATGGTTCGCTCCCTCGTGGGGGGCGCCATCCTCGTGGGAGCGGGGGAGCGGCCCCCGGAATGGCTGGCCACGAGACTCCAGGCACGGGTCCGGGATTCCAAGTCGCTGCTTGCCCCTCCGCATCCGCTGATCCTGGAAGAGGTCCGGTATCCGCCGGAGGGCGAAATGCAGCTGAGGGCGGAGAATACGCGCGCCAGGCGTGCCATCCCCGGTTTTTGA